A DNA window from Pungitius pungitius chromosome 1, fPunPun2.1, whole genome shotgun sequence contains the following coding sequences:
- the trappc14 gene encoding trafficking protein particle complex subunit 14 isoform X1, producing the protein MESQCEYFIYFPAAPISSPSDLADYATLPRRNHAYLGEVVQFLLVLRSRTPAGRKGDSARAAAWRQLAGSLSALASACVAESRERRAGEGYEADLLSTSSEEDGGEEPGEREPGGEGRGSSRTFTRCSPHLTHNGWAAGGRRCAREPVKSALVLEDEVIFSLTVSLDKLPVTSLKAKVIVTVWRQEEEEKVQVREHGYLTLLQLRSPMHTFRQDLSDFRAQVSTILNILPPPSVQCKHISVSGKHLTVLKVLNCSSQEELCVSDVKILPNYNSSYLPMMPDGSVLVVDNVCHRSAEVTVASFYRMDGESSRLPSTLSALEEHNFLFQLQLQDKAKEDSSEGLEVQMVAVLQWFTPTLPLTRFVSSCYSLPSIRLDRPLLVMTASCPRTVRPLEHFWVKYTLLNNLEDFLSIRLIWNSDADRGGQRDHRAHTAVVCHSPLNNLGQCRKGSTLSFVVAFQILRAGLFELSQHMKLKLQFTALVSTPPTEPPSQRRHSPSSPLSSGLATRELLEKHGPGRSQSFSHQPASRTNHVRSGSVMVHRAAAPPVGPLIGRVLPPPPDHALIPMDKIAKRECKVLVLQPIKEAHGR; encoded by the exons ATGGAGTCGCAATGCGAGTATTTCATATATTTCCCCGCCGCTCCGATATCGAGTCCGTCAGACCTGGCGGACTACGCGACTCTTCCGCGGCGAAACCACGCGTACCTCGGGGAGGTCGTCCAGTTCCTGCTGGTGCTGAGGTCCCGGACCCCTGCGGGGAGGAAGGGTGACAGCGCGCGTGCCGCGGCTTGGCGGCAGCTGGCGGGCTCCCTGTCGGCTCTGGCGAGCGCCTGCGTGGCCGAGAGCCGCGAACGCAGAGCCGGCGAAGGGTACGAGGCGGACCTGCTGAGCAccagcagcgaggaggacgggggCGAAGAGCCCGGGGAAAGAGAGCCTGGAGGAGAGGGGCGGGGGAGCAGCCGGACCTTCACCCGGTGCAGCCCGCACCTCACTCATAACGGCTGGGCCGCCGGAGGGAGACGGTGTGCGAGGGAACCGGTGAAG TCTGCTCTGGTTCTGGAGGACGAGGTTATCTTCAGTCTCACAGTTTCTTTGGACAAGCTGCCAGTCACCTCACTAAAAGCAAAG GTCATAGTGACTGtatggaggcaggaggaggaggagaaggtgcaggtgaGGGAACACGGCTACCTGACTCTTCTGCAGCTCCGCAGTCCAATGCACACCTTCAGGCAGGACCTCAGCGACTTCAGGGCGCAGG TCAGCACCATCCTGAATATTCTTCCACCTCCGAGTGTCCAATGTAAACACATTTCTGTCTCTGGGAAACACCTGACTGTCCTCAAAG TGTTGAACTGCAGCTCTCAGGAAGAACTGTGCGTTAGCGACGTGAAGATACTTCCTAACTATAACTCGTCCTACCTCCCCATGATGCCAGACGGCTCAGTCCTCGTAGTCGACAACGTCTG CCACCGATCGGCTGAGGTCACCGTGGCGTCATTCTACCGGATGGACGGCGAGTCGTCACGCTTACCCAGCACGCTCAGCGCCCTGGAGGAGCACAACTTCCTTTTCCAGCTGCAACTGCAAGACAAAGCGAAAGAGGACTCCAGCGAG GGTTTGGAAGTCCAGATGGTGGCTGTGTTACAGTGGTTCACTCCAACACTGCCTTTGACAAG GTTCGTCTCCAGTTGTTACTCGCTGCCCAGTATCCGCTTGGATCGTCCTCTGCTGGTGATGACGGCTTCCTGTCCCCGCACGGTCAGGCCTTTGGAGCACTTCTGGGTGAAATACACCCTGCTTAACAACTTGGAGGACTTCCTGTCCATTCGCCTGATCTGGAATTCAGACG CTGATAGAGGAGGCCAGCGGGACCACAGGGCCCACACAGCAGTGGTGTGCCACTCTCCCCTCAACAACCTGGGACAGTGTAGGAAGGGCTCCACCCTCTCCTTCGTCGTGGCCTTCCAGATCCTGCGGGCTGGACTCTTTGAG TTGAGCCAGCACATGAAACTGAAGCTCCAGTTCACGGCCTTGGTGTCCACTCCACCCACGGAGCCTCCGTCTCAGAGGAGGCACTCTCCGTCGTCACCATTGTCATCCGGCCTCGCAACCAGAGAGCTACTGGAGAAGCACGGCCCGGGCCGATCTCAGAGCTTCTCCCACCAGCCGGCGTCTAGGACAAACCACGTCAG GTCGGGCAGCGTGATGGTGCATCGGGCCGCCGCCCCTCCCGTAGGGCCTCTAATTGGCAGAGTCCTGCCCCCGCCACCCGACCACGCCCTCATCCCAATGGACAAAATAGCCAAGAGAGAGTGCAAGGTGTTGGTGCTGCAACCAATCAAAGAGGCTCACGGCAG ATGA
- the trappc14 gene encoding trafficking protein particle complex subunit 14 isoform X2, translating into MESQCEYFIYFPAAPISSPSDLADYATLPRRNHAYLGEVVQFLLVLRSRTPAGRKGDSARAAAWRQLAGSLSALASACVAESRERRAGEGYEADLLSTSSEEDGGEEPGEREPGGEGRGSSRTFTRCSPHLTHNGWAAGGRRCAREPVKSALVLEDEVIFSLTVSLDKLPVTSLKAKVIVTVWRQEEEEKVQVREHGYLTLLQLRSPMHTFRQDLSDFRAQVSTILNILPPPSVQCKHISVSGKHLTVLKVLNCSSQEELCVSDVKILPNYNSSYLPMMPDGSVLVVDNVCHRSAEVTVASFYRMDGESSRLPSTLSALEEHNFLFQLQLQDKAKEDSSEGLEVQMVAVLQWFTPTLPLTRFVSSCYSLPSIRLDRPLLVMTASCPRTVRPLEHFWVKYTLLNNLEDFLSIRLIWNSDADRGGQRDHRAHTAVVCHSPLNNLGQCRKGSTLSFVVAFQILRAGLFELSQHMKLKLQFTALVSTPPTEPPSQRRHSPSSPLSSGLATRELLEKHGPGRSQSFSHQPASRTNHVRSGSVMVHRAAAPPVGPLIGRVLPPPPDHALIPMDKIAKRECKVLVLQPIKEAHGR; encoded by the exons ATGGAGTCGCAATGCGAGTATTTCATATATTTCCCCGCCGCTCCGATATCGAGTCCGTCAGACCTGGCGGACTACGCGACTCTTCCGCGGCGAAACCACGCGTACCTCGGGGAGGTCGTCCAGTTCCTGCTGGTGCTGAGGTCCCGGACCCCTGCGGGGAGGAAGGGTGACAGCGCGCGTGCCGCGGCTTGGCGGCAGCTGGCGGGCTCCCTGTCGGCTCTGGCGAGCGCCTGCGTGGCCGAGAGCCGCGAACGCAGAGCCGGCGAAGGGTACGAGGCGGACCTGCTGAGCAccagcagcgaggaggacgggggCGAAGAGCCCGGGGAAAGAGAGCCTGGAGGAGAGGGGCGGGGGAGCAGCCGGACCTTCACCCGGTGCAGCCCGCACCTCACTCATAACGGCTGGGCCGCCGGAGGGAGACGGTGTGCGAGGGAACCGGTGAAG TCTGCTCTGGTTCTGGAGGACGAGGTTATCTTCAGTCTCACAGTTTCTTTGGACAAGCTGCCAGTCACCTCACTAAAAGCAAAG GTCATAGTGACTGtatggaggcaggaggaggaggagaaggtgcaggtgaGGGAACACGGCTACCTGACTCTTCTGCAGCTCCGCAGTCCAATGCACACCTTCAGGCAGGACCTCAGCGACTTCAGGGCGCAGG TCAGCACCATCCTGAATATTCTTCCACCTCCGAGTGTCCAATGTAAACACATTTCTGTCTCTGGGAAACACCTGACTGTCCTCAAAG TGTTGAACTGCAGCTCTCAGGAAGAACTGTGCGTTAGCGACGTGAAGATACTTCCTAACTATAACTCGTCCTACCTCCCCATGATGCCAGACGGCTCAGTCCTCGTAGTCGACAACGTCTG CCACCGATCGGCTGAGGTCACCGTGGCGTCATTCTACCGGATGGACGGCGAGTCGTCACGCTTACCCAGCACGCTCAGCGCCCTGGAGGAGCACAACTTCCTTTTCCAGCTGCAACTGCAAGACAAAGCGAAAGAGGACTCCAGCGAG GGTTTGGAAGTCCAGATGGTGGCTGTGTTACAGTGGTTCACTCCAACACTGCCTTTGACAAG GTTCGTCTCCAGTTGTTACTCGCTGCCCAGTATCCGCTTGGATCGTCCTCTGCTGGTGATGACGGCTTCCTGTCCCCGCACGGTCAGGCCTTTGGAGCACTTCTGGGTGAAATACACCCTGCTTAACAACTTGGAGGACTTCCTGTCCATTCGCCTGATCTGGAATTCAGACG CTGATAGAGGAGGCCAGCGGGACCACAGGGCCCACACAGCAGTGGTGTGCCACTCTCCCCTCAACAACCTGGGACAGTGTAGGAAGGGCTCCACCCTCTCCTTCGTCGTGGCCTTCCAGATCCTGCGGGCTGGACTCTTTGAG TTGAGCCAGCACATGAAACTGAAGCTCCAGTTCACGGCCTTGGTGTCCACTCCACCCACGGAGCCTCCGTCTCAGAGGAGGCACTCTCCGTCGTCACCATTGTCATCCGGCCTCGCAACCAGAGAGCTACTGGAGAAGCACGGCCCGGGCCGATCTCAGAGCTTCTCCCACCAGCCGGCGTCTAGGACAAACCACGTCAG GTCGGGCAGCGTGATGGTGCATCGGGCCGCCGCCCCTCCCGTAGGGCCTCTAATTGGCAGAGTCCTGCCCCCGCCACCCGACCACGCCCTCATCCCAATGGACAAAATAGCCAAGAGAGAGTGCAAGGTGTTGGTGCTGCAACCAATCAAAGAGGCTCACGGCAGGTAA